DNA sequence from the Puntigrus tetrazona isolate hp1 chromosome 2, ASM1883169v1, whole genome shotgun sequence genome:
GAGCACAAAAAGGAAATAGAGTCAGTGGTGGTTGCTTGGTGACAAAATGTTATATGGCGTTTATTTGTGCTACTCTTCTGTTTGTGCGTCATACATTTCACAGCCATACACGCATTCTTGCTAGGTGTTAatttataatctaaaaatacataagaAATCCTCTTTGTACTTGATTCTGTTCACCATTACAGCCGTAATAACACCTTTTATCTACTTGAGGCGGGTGGACAGTAGTCTTGAACTGACTTGCTAGGGCTGTGTattaaagtaacattaatgtTCGCCTTTTCAATGCTTTCTAGGCAGTATGAGGTAGAGAGGAGAACCAAGCCGCAGGTATTTACAGAGCACACTTAGAGGAGCCGATAATGCACTCTATGGCCTGATGACCAGCCGAAAGGGCTATCGAAATGGTTGAACCCCCTGGCCTCAGACCCTCTTCGCTCTATTATCAGAGCTAGGTCCCTGTATGCACCGTGCCCAGGGTGAGTCTGATGTAAGTAGGCAGATACACCACCCCCCAAATCTTCACAAGTCACTGAACGCTGCGAACTAATCACTTCTGACACTAGAATAagaggctgggtggctgcctgTAGGAGGACTCGCTAATGGCAACACACACACGGGGGTTAAATCAGAAACCAAGTTCAAATCTCTGGAACAGCTTCAACAGAGCCAGTGGAGGTACGTTCGGTGTCACATGCGCATGTTGTGGAGGAACGCCAGCAATCGATGTACATCTGAAGGTAAGCAACATGCATGTAATTGCGGGTGATACAGAGGAATGAATAGTGAGTTCTCTTTATTTGTAGTTTCTTTTCCTGGTCTTGAGAGGTCAGTGGAACtgagaaatgaaacaaatgagaTTATAGGTTGGATTATATACTTTCAAAGCATGCTGTCATTTACACTTGTTTGATTAGACTGTAAAGTATAAATTGTGGTTGCTTTTTATTTAGGATAATCAATCAGGTGAAGCATTCAAGCTTGTCTTTAATATcataaaactacttttaaagatttatttcaaaataagatCATTTTAGCAATCCTGACTTTATGGCTCATTTAGGCTGCAATATGAGTTTTAAACTAACTGAAAAATATGAGCATTCTTCATCTGTGCGTGATGAATTAGTCAATGTTTTGCTTGTAGAAAAGTGTAATTCTGGAAGCTCGTTTTGTCATTCAACCAGAAAGACAATAAGTTTATGTTGCACTTATTTTGTGACATGCGTGGCAATTGTTGAAAAGATATTGGTTGGATTTCTAGGGCACACTTCAGCTTGACGTATGAAATATTGCTTACCAGAAAAGAAGCTTTTAGTACAAAAGCAGGCTTTTCGGAGTTCCTCGGCCATGTTGGAATTTATGCTCTCAGGCAACATCAACCTTCTTTTAGTGAGCATGCCAAAGCTTTTGTCCTTTTATCAAGATGTCTCAACATACGGTGCAAAAACCACAGAAGTGCCCTTTAGGGCTGGAAACCCAATAATAAGTACAGGCCTGAGGCCTTTTATGGGAGGAATTATTTTGCAAcggttttgtctttttgtctcaATATGGTCCAGGCTGAACCCAATCTTTGTCTTACAGTATTTCAGTTCACATGAATAATTCCATTTCAAGCTTTCTGGTGTCAGATGAAAACGATTCAGTACTTTAAAagaactttaatttttaacagaACATATACTGCCATTAATATCGCCGTCTTTTTAAGCTATTAAGTAAGgttgttacatttttgtcacGTTATCAAAAGCAGACGTAAACATTCACATATTTATCCATGATCTCTGTaatcatctctttctttctcaagtGATTGCTTGCTTATGTATTGTGAGTAATTTAGGTTGATATTCTGAACAATGTCAACAACACTAACATATCTGCGTCAAATGTTTAGACTATCTAAAACCTGATGTACTTGTGTTAACAAGACTGCTGtcataacataaataaaaatctgagaTGCATTAGATAATGTTAGAGTGacagtgctttaaaaaaatgcattctgtcatttactcaaccCTCAAGTCAcaacttgttttaaaaagatatcCTTTTAAAAAGTGCGAActtttgtagtgtgttttgctttttggGGGAGggttttgcaatattttttacatgAGGAAACCAACatccttcaaaatattttattttgtgttccacagaagatgACTTTTTCCTTAAACATTGTCTTAAtataaagaaacactaaaatagGCTCTTCCAGAGTTAAAAAGCTGAATCAATTTAGAAGATCTCCAAATCtagcgatagcacttttagcatagcttagcaaagatcattgaatctaattagaccataagcatcttgtttaaaaatgaccaaagagtttcgatattatttatttaaaactcttCTGTTGGTACATCGAGTACTAAGACCAATAGAAAATCAAATGTTACTAAAGCAGCGTAAGAGTATGCTTCCtaatcatatcagcctagaaaatcacaacttttcattttctctctgccttagtacacaatgtaactacagaagagtcaagttttaaacaggaaaaatatagagtggattcaaaaacggtaaaactttAGTTAAGTCTATTTTCAgtgtagtgttcctttaaataaaaaaaatgccctGGATAAATTGTCGTAGTAGTACTCACTACTTTCtcaaaaaaaagactgaaatttACTGAAATACTAATCAGGATTCAGTTGTTATTTaagaaaagtaattattttatgtgtgtttgtatgttgtTATTCAGTATTATGTTTTTAAGCACAAAATACGTTCAATGAAAGAATAGAATAAAGCAACACACACATTTCCTGCAATTCAATTGGTAATCAGCTCAACACTAAGCAAAACCCCAACGACTGACATAAATATTcagttaatcttaaaaaaagaagattattttagtttattagcTATATAACTATATAGTCTGTTCACGTGAGATGCGCAGTCTGTATTTTGACTGTAttcaaattaaatctttgactaattcaattaaatctttaaatctgTTCTAGACTTCAATTTAACACATTCAATTTCAGCTCTTGAAATACAGCATACTGATCTTTATCTAAGTGTGACAGTGGGGCGTATAGGTGGGGTGAGTGTGAAAACAGGAAGCTCAATTTCAAGGTTCAGCACAAATTCGTGTAGCCTTGTGCCTTTTCTAAATTGGGTAGTTCCCtgttttaagaaatgtgtcCTTCAAGTCTAGTAATGAAATGTACTCATCTTACACACAAACTTTACCTCACCCTTGGTTCGAAATGAAAcagtatacaaaaaataaatggaaaaagttGGAATTACTCTGTCAATTGCCCAATTCTTCAGTCCTAGCAGTATTGTGAGTTAGGAGGGAGCAGGTCCATTTATGGCAGAGTACAGAGCATTCGCTGGGCCCTCCTCTTGTTTTCATAGCACTGTTCTGATACATTTCATTAGAATGACTCATGAGCTACAGTTGTGACTGGTTAGGAAGGGCCTGGGCTATATTTGGATTCAGAGGCAGcctgctttatttttcattagaaGGACTACACATAAACCCAACACCCTAATGTTTCCAAAGCACACACTGTGCCTTTGGGATGTGCAGTTCAATGCTTCTGAGGGGTCCAATCAGAGGAcagaacatcaaacagaaaGATGTTGCAAGAGGCAGGTAGAGAGAGATCATTTCTGAATTGGTTAGCAGTCTTGCTTCATCATAGATCTATTCAGTTGAGTGTGAATAACCCCAGTAATCTCATGTGAGACATCACAAGAGATGAGTCCAAGTTTACTTGACGTAAACATCATGGACAGAACAACTTGTCTGGTAGAAGGTTTCACAGATTTGACATGCGCACACGTCAAAGCCAGACAATGCTTATCTCGCTTCTGTTTAAGTTTAACAAAGCAGCCAGGacaataaaaattgtgaaagtAGTGCTAAAAAATGAACATCAGCAGGGTTGGAATCCTTCCTGTTTCGCTTGGTAGACTAAGAGAAGCTCAACTTTTGAACGTGTCCAAAATAAATGCTCAGTTCTGTTTTTCCATGCTTCATTGATTTAAGCACGCAGTGTTTGTGTTGCTTCATCCcgtgtatacagtatatgtatgcAACACATGCAGATTCCTGAGGACTAGTGTCATGGTGGGGACCTAACTGAGGGCAAAAAAAACTACTGGCATGGGAAATGAAACTAATAAATCGAACAGAATGAagttttgaaaatctaaaaagttgtttaggtacagtataaaaatcattataccCCACAAGGGTAGCAAACCAGACacgagtgtgtatgtgtatatatataaaaaagcttaatatagtatttttaacgcaaattaataatttggtttgGTCCCAGCTTCTTGCCATCATTGCAGCGGGGAATATTATCTGTGTGATAAGGGTACAGCCCATGTAGTTGCAGGAAAAATTACAGAGCTGTTACCTTTATAATGTACCGTGGCCTCCCAAAAGTTCATTTTACTAATAACCTGGTTAAGGATGTTACGGTCATGCCCAAGCTGTTAAACTGTTACCAGAGAAGGCCAGTTGTTTCAGAGGGGAAGAACATTgtcagatttggattaaagatttTAAAGGCAAACTAATTTTTGTGGATTGACCTGCACGGAATTATTcagcacaaaaataacaatgtaacctaataaaattaatatagtagtttttttttttttgcagtttcagCCAGAGCTTACCAAGATTTTCTTgagattacatatatatgtacgtCTATTacgaatatatgtgtgtatatgtacatatatatatatatatatatatatatatatatatatatatatatgtatatatatatgtatatatatatatatatatatatatatatatatatatatatatatatatatatatatatatatatatatatgtatatgtatatatataatatatatatatatatatatatatatatatatatatatatatatatatatatatatatatatatatatatatatatatatataattttattcataagttatttgtttttatttttggaaaaatgtaatgttttatattattcattaaatattaatattaaatgtattataattacactaagaactgtaaaaaaaaaatgtaataggtaaaaatttaattgtgaAAAGTGTATAGTCAAAAAAGTACTTCAATGCccaaaaaaaccctgaaaaaacagtttcaacaaaaaaatattacaataataatacatttaccaAATTGCtgttttagaatgatttttgaaggatcactGAAGAATGGCTTAATCGCTTTATATCCAATGCCTTTTTTTTGGCATAGTGGCGCTTTCCTAAGTGTGAGTAAACCCTATTCagtgttcattttcaaaatgttaaaagccATAAATCAAATAATGATTTGTACTGCACCTCAGTCTAAAAGcataatacttaaaataaaagaaaggatTTGAAACCATTCTCTCACTGTTGTTCTTCAGTGAACTTGCAAAATGATTTCATTACACTAAAAACTGTTTGTGGGCAGTATGTAAACACAGTGACACGTTTCCCCTCCCTTCCTTCTGTGACATCACAGGGAAGTTGAGTTTATAAAGTAACCACAAGAATGCAGTGTGTCAGGCAAAAGAGTTGCGAGCAGACAGAGGGCTCTTTCTTATACTGTACGGCCCAGGAAGACTGAGAAACAGTGACTCGActcctcctctcacacacagactccaGGTACAGCAGTGGATATGCGCAGTCCAGATTGTGTTGCTGAAACGAGGGTTATGTGATGCCCGCAGAGACGTCTGGACTGACCCCTCATCAGAGCCGGTAAGGTTTAATGCTTATGGGCTGAGAAATGATGGATTGCTGGCCTGATGAGCATCTGTTTGTCACATGTGGCATAACTGAGAACAGCTAACTCAATTCAGGCCATATGCCCCTTTAACGTCCGAGCTCCTCTTGAGTCGTAACTGACATTCTGTGTAATGGAGAAGCTTGTGGACATGCTGAGGAATATGTTTTTCTAATTTTGATACATACCACATGTGCATTCTGCGATACGACCTGCTCAACTGCTGTCTGGCTGATATTCTTTAAATAGCTGTTGACCTTTTTCCAGATTGGTCTTGGAAAAGATGTGGTAAAACCATTTTGTTTATAGCGAGGCCTGGGATTGTGCACTTTGCTGTCAAGTCTGAAAAATATTGCTGTTTGACATCACCAAAGCAGGAAGGCAGGAGATACAAATCATTCATGAATATAAACTGGGCACCGTAAATGAAGGGCAGGTGGAGGTTTATGCaggttttgtaaatatttccatAACGGGTCTAGAAGCATGCAAGTGTTTGAATATAAGACAGACTCTTTAGCCTTTGTTTGATATATGAAACTAAGCAATTGCGCAGCACTTTCTGTTCGCCCTCTTTTTCTCAGACACATTTTGGACCCTGAGGGCCTGTGCTGTATTTAGACAGTGTCCTCTCTTGTGTGAGGTTAATCACGTCCCTGTATTTGTCTTttctaaatgtgttaaattgctTGTGAGCCTTATACAAAAATACTTGTCCGCCTAGTTTAATCTAAGAATCTCTTCTCAATATTTGGAGGAATTTGACTTGCACGACAGCATGTCTTTGCATGTAACTGATGTTGTCAGTGAAATTCTGAGCTCCATCCTGGCTTTGTGTGAAGCTGAGAGAGTCTTCCTGTTTAACATTCTTCTGCCGATCTGAGAATTACTTAAAGTGATTGTTCTTCTTCAGAAGGGCCGTGCTGAGGAGGTGAAGGATGAGAGTAAGAACGCAGAACTGAATGCTCTTGAAGTGTTAAGCAAGTCTAGGGCTGAAacttcaaaacagaaaacatgataTGATGCCTTTCAGTGCTAAGCTTCTTGGAGGGTCTTTAAATTGTCTGCATTTGAGAAGAGATTTGCCTTTTCTTGCATAGGTGTTTATCACATCTAAAAAATTATTCTGCACTAACGGATTTCCTGTTGTGAAACTGTCTGCAGGAAGCAGGCCGAACATATCACCCGCATGAACCATGCACTGCCAAAACAAGATGCTGAGGCTTTAAAAAGTTTGCGCAACACAACATTTGGGAAatagaggatttttttttttttttttcttttttttggagtgGGGGAACTATGATAATATGTAATACCCTAACTTCCATGAACTCAGTGCAAAGAAAGCatgcataatacatatttaagattttatttcatcacaCTTTATTTGTAGATTTCATTCTGCGTACAATTTGATAGTTTtctcaaaattatattttttctcttattGGCGTTTCTCTTTTCTAGTTGTGGAAAGCATTTTCAGATTGACAGAGTAATAAAAAGTGATGTCTAAAGGCCTGTTTGTGAAAACTTTTATATCTCGATACAATGAAACAGTAACTTTGAACCTGCTTTCcttaatttttcatatttctgttcTAGTTGTGTTATAATGTATGCAAATTCGTgcatatgtaattatataatgacTCACttgaatattttagaaaacGACTCAATGTACTTTGTTTAACCAGTGACCATAAGGTAACCACAAGTATGGTGATATCTAGAGGTTAGTTTTCTTACCCAATTCACCAGTGGTGTCTTGATTTCAAATTCGTTTCTGTAGTTTGTAAAGcaaattttgttgtatttaaattctgaaaatgtcTATTGTATGGGTGTGTCTAGTATCtgatgaaaagaaacaaaagataaacaaatcaatatggggtaaaaaaaaaaaaaaagcatcagcgAGTAAGCAAAGAATCATTTCTACAGTGTGGTGGATTTTGAGCAAGGTTGTTgagaaacaaaacagtaaaaagtgtattttttttagcctGAGGGAGAAAACGTCTGTCTTACAGAAAAACACTCGTCAAGCACAGCATAGTAGAACATAATAATCATGACcaattatttcacataaaaacatgaaatttgTTCACCCTGTTACATGACATATGTTTCATGTGTAACAGGGTGGATGTTTAAGTTAATGAAGACCATTACTagctataaaaaatacaatattctagcagatgattaaaatgtagaaaGCATTTCGATAGTGGTATCTATTAAATCTATTGATCTATCCTGTATACTGGCACAACAGGgtagacatttaatttttaaggcTTTACAGTAagtctaaaaacaaaacaagaaacatgTTTGAGTCATCAAAGTAAAGTTTGCCTAATGCTTTGTTCTTTCCTTCCAAAGAACTGATGTCACTTCTAAGAAGCCACCTAATTCACGGCATATGGTTAAGATTTTAAAGTGCAAGTATCAGGTGCAGGGTGGTGGGAAAATGTGTATCAAAATAAATcgatgttaaaaatatatgtactcTTTATTTCAAAGATAGTAATCATGAATAAAGTACAATAATTATGAATTTGGGTTGATGAGGTGTATCTTTGCATGAAAAATCAATCCACCAATGAGAATGACTTGTGTTAGTGTCTAAACCCAAGGATGAGCGACTTAAGATATTTTcacatgtaatattttaactTCATTTACCTTGCCGTACAATTTGCTTGATTATTACATTGTTAAGATTATATTGCTGTGGTGTTTGTTCTAACCGTCAGTTATCTGTCATATGGTGGTTTTGCTGAGCATATCTTTTTGTGACCATCATTGTGGTATATGCATTGACGTCAGAGTGTTTCTAGTTGAGTATATTCAtttgttcctttaaaataatacattatctTTTGTTTCACTCATGTAGCTGTGCGCTCGTGATGAGAGTCATAATACATGAGAGACATGGAGTCACTTGAGGATCCACAGCTGACTTAacttctgctctctctctctctttctctttttcttgaTATTTCTTTATTCTCTCGCTCTTCAGAAATGCCCTCATTCCATCACATCTGTGAGAGTCAAGGCAGAAGAGACTAAAATAGAGTTGGAGTCTCCAGAGGGACCGATGCTGAGAGGAATCCACCCAGTATAAACACGACCCACGAGCTCTCCAATTCTCACAGCCACAAGATATGAATCGTGAAAAGTCAAAGAGAAACATCTCATAAGCATTGCTTTGTTCTTAAACCCCAAAGGCAAGGCGTTTTATGAGATAAACTGTGTAGTTTTAAATTTGAAGCAATAACTGTGTGCATCAAGGATTTCGAAATTGTCCATCCACCATTTATTACAATTGGCTTGTGTGATATTTCCTCAGGATGGGATTTGCTATGACATAAGAACATTTAGCAGGCCTTAGCAGGTGTTGGATCTGGATCAAATGGACAATTTCTTGATCTCTAGATAGAAATCCCATGCTAATTACTGGTTTAATCGGATCTACGGTGGATTTGCATCTCAGATCGCATTGGATTTGATCTCTATAGGAACTCCGAAGGGATTCTGAAGAACTCTCGCTGAACCATGAAGGAGGAAATCCTGCAGTTTTTCAATGATATATGGAACCTCGCTTCATCCAAGCACGACCAGAGCGTTTACAACACGGTGTGCCTGGTAGTGCTTCTGACTCTACCGCTGGTTGTCCTCTTCACATCTCTGCTGGTCTGCTGTCATTGTTGCTGCTGTCGTAATGTTGACGGATGCCGGTGTTGTTGTCGTAAAGGGGAGACCTCGGTCACAAATAcgaaaacagaaaagaagaaaaagaaaaacggcAGCCAGAATAATGAAGACTTGTGGATCTCCGTCCAAACAGATCCTATGATTAATGAAAGACTTGCACTGACTATGGTGTGATCAATTTTAGGTGTATTTATCTTCATGGTACGTCTAAAGGTACAGAAGCGTTATGGCAGCGTTTGCTAAAATGTGCCTGAAtgtaaaaaattctaaatagaattttaaatgaatttttgtataaaagtaAAGTTTAGGAGTGAACGAATGTCGTGTGTGATCCTGAAAGGCTTTCCAATAACCAACGTtagttaaaaagaaatgcttatctttaacatttaaaaaaaaaaaacattctgtctAAATGGCCACTAAGGCCACCTTTACACTGCAGGCATTAATACCCGATATCCAGTTTTTGACTATATTTTTCTCAATGACCCATATCAGATATCTGCACTCTCTCCATACACTTGGCAATATAGCCCAAGGTAGATGTACTGACCTGGAAAAATTAGATGAAAAAGTAAGTAAAGATGGCATGTTTTGCAATGGAGGCAGATGAAACGGTAATACAAGCTTTTGAAAAGGGTAGAATTTCCTTTTGCTAGAATTGAAATCGTTTAATCACAATTGGTGTCCACCTGAGCTGTCATTTACCACcgttatattttaaagtgcatatGACTGACATCGATGGGAATATCTGATCTGATCACTTACATGGCAGACTCAAGTGAACATATCCAGCTCGTAACAGCTTCATTTCCATATATGAATGAGGCCTGAAACTGATCTGAGAATATCAGAAGTGGAGTGCTTTTTCCATGTTTACATGTTTGTGGGTCATATCTGATCTGTGCTACAttggagaaaaaaactgaattgggTCACTTGAACTATGTAGTCGTGCAAATGCAGCCTAACCAACAGTGAATAGCCGCAGAGCAACTTTTCTGTGTTAGTAGTACTGCACtttactgaatgtgtgtgagtgaaataCAAAGATTTATTCAGGAATTAAACTAGCTACCATCTATATGAGTCGTTGAATCATTTACATAACCAATTCATTCtaaatttattctgaaatgAATAACACACTGAAGAGACACACCAGTTGATTCTGTTTAG
Encoded proteins:
- the LOC122323293 gene encoding uncharacterized protein KIAA0040 homolog; the protein is MKEEILQFFNDIWNLASSKHDQSVYNTVCLVVLLTLPLVVLFTSLLVCCHCCCCRNVDGCRCCCRKGETSVTNTKTEKKKKKNGSQNNEDLWISVQTDPMINERLALTMV